Part of the Candidatus Methylomirabilota bacterium genome is shown below.
GCCACAACTACGGTGGACCGTCGTCCACCATCGGCGCCGAGAAGCGTCAGAACCAGTTCATGCGGTTCGCGTCGCTCGGCGATTTCCTCCGGACCATGGGCGGCGGCGCCCGCACGGTCCAGCCGTAGGCCCCGCGTGATCTCCGGCGGCGAGGTCGCCACGCTGCTGACTCGCCATGGGTTCGACTTCTTCACGGGCGTGCCGTGCTCGCTCGTCGAGGACGTCATCGCGGTCCTCGAGACGGAGCGCGAGGCGCCGTACGTGGCCGCCGTGCGCGAGGACGCCGCCGTCGGCCTGGCCGCCGGCGCCTGGCTCGCGGGCCGCCGGCCGTGTGTCCTCATGCAGAACTCGGGCCTCGGCACGAGCCTCAACGCGCTCGCATCGCTGTCGCTGATGTACGGGCTTCCCGTGCTGGTCGTCGTGACCTGGCGCGGCCATGAGGGCAAGGACGCGCCGGAGCACATCCTCACCGGACGCATCACGCCGCAGATCCTCGACCTGCTCGGCATGCCATACCGCGTGCTCTCCGCCGAAAGCGCGGCCGACGACATCGCGTGGGCCGCGAAGGAGATGGACACGCGCATGCAGCCGGTGGCCATCGTCGTCCCCCCGAGGGTGGTGCAAACGGGTGGTGGGGCTCATCACGACGCGGGCGTTCGGCACGACGTCGAGCCTCGCCGACCGTCGGGCGCCGGAGGGCCTGCGACGGCGCCCCGCGGGCCCGCGCCCCTCGTCCCGCGCATCTCGCGGCTGGCGGCGATCACGGCCGCCCGCAAGGCGATCGGCACCGAGCCGATCGTGCATGCCAACGGCTACATCT
Proteins encoded:
- a CDS encoding thiamine pyrophosphate-dependent enzyme, with translation MISGGEVATLLTRHGFDFFTGVPCSLVEDVIAVLETEREAPYVAAVREDAAVGLAAGAWLAGRRPCVLMQNSGLGTSLNALASLSLMYGLPVLVVVTWRGHEGKDAPEHILTGRITPQILDLLGMPYRVLSAESAADDIAWAAKEMDTRMQPVAIVVPPRVVQTGGGAHHDAGVRHDVEPRRPSGAGGPATAPRGPAPLVPRISRLAAITAARKAIGTEPIVHANGYICRESFSVGDRPQNFYMIGSMGLASAIGLGLTLAQAERAAVVFDGDGNLLMNFGILAMVGGLRPRRLVHVVFDNEVYGSTGNQISPSRGVRLDRVAAAAGYGTVAAVTTAAETESAVRAALGADGPHFVLVKTTAAEADVPRIPYSPAEIRDRFRASL